The DNA window TTAAAAAGGTTTTGGATCACAAACGTGGAGTATGCGCCGATCATCAACATTTCTCCATGCGCCATGTTGATAACACCCATAAGACCAAAAGTTATGGCTAATCCCAATGCGGCTAACAACAATATACTGCCAAGGCTCATTCCATAAAAAAGGTTTGCTGATTGATTGATAAAAAATTGTCTTTTTTCAATGGAGGCAAGGGCTTTTTTAACTTCATCACGAATATCAGAGTCAGCCTCAAGAAACTCACCATTCTCATTTTTTCGCAGTAAAGCTTCTAAAACACTTTTGAAGTCATTATTACCAAATTCCCTAATAGTAATGATAGATGCAAGTCGTTTTGCTTTATCACCACTATTTAATCTATCTTTAGCTAAAACTAAGTTTAAAACTTCTCGAATATCGCCGTTGGTTTCCTTGGCTAAAACCTTTTCAACCAAGTCTACTGAACCGCTAGTAGTTTTTTTTAATAACTGTTCTGCTGCTTTTAAACGAATAGAAGAATCAGAAGATTGAAGTTGAAGCTTTCCTATAGCTAAAGATAAAGCCCTCCGAACAGAATTATTGATTCTGGGTTTACGAAGTTTAAATGAATTTACATCGATTTTTTCTGCCGTAAGTGCATTGTGACCTTTATCGCCAGATTTATTAATTATTATTAAAGTACCATCTTCACTCACCCTCAGACGATTTTCCTTAAGAGCTTCAAGAGCTGGCAAAGCAGAAGGATTTTCTTGATTTCCTAGACTTTTTATTGCTTTTTTTATCTTTGATCTACTTTTATTTCCAAGGTCTTTTAAGCTCTGTTCAAAATCACTTGCTTCTATAATAGAAAATGAATTTAATATGATAAAAAGAAACGCAAAAGACGAAATCAACTGTTTAAGAGTATTACAAGTTGTTTGGTAGGTTTGCAATTTTCGCGGTTCGAGGAAATAAATAGTTTCATTCATTATTTTAATGCCAACAGAAACAAGAAAATCCCACCTAAGGATGGGAATGTGTTAGCGGAATTCATAAAATTGACTGGATCAAACTACCATCTTATGAATTTTAAAACAATGCATAAACAAAAAAATCCCATCTTATTAAGATAGGGAAGAATTAAATATTGAAAAAATTTGGGAGTTAAACCATGATCTCTTACAGCCCCCCTAAACTAATTTTGGAGGAAACTTGGCATACATCTGGGAGACTGTAAGAGATTATTTTAAATTAGAACTTAGGTTTTTTACAATTGCCGCATACCCAAGGATAAGTCCAATCTGCAACCTTTTCTTTGCTATCTGGGATAAAAGGACTCCATGCTTGTGCGCGAATCGGCCCATCTGTTTTCCAGACAACATCAAACTGCCCATTCTCTGTAATTTCTCCTATAACAACGGGCTTATGTAAATGATGGTTTTTAGCATCCATTTGAATCTTGAATCCAGATGGTGATTGGACTGTTTGACCTCCAACTGCTTGACGAACAGCATCTATATTCGTAGTTCCAGCTTGTTCAACTGCCTGAGCCCACATCTTAATTCCAATATAGGTTGCCTCCATTGGATCGTTTGTAACTCGTTTGCTTCCATCCGGAAGTTTATGTTTTTTAACATATGCATTCCATTTTTTGATGAAGTCTTTGTTTTCAGCAGTATCGATAGACATAAAGTAATTCCATGCCGCCAAATGCCCGACTAAAGGTTTTGTATCCATACCACGTAGCTCTTCTTCTCCAACTGAGAATGCAACTACAGGAATATCCTCAGCTTTAAGTCCTTGGTTGCCGAGTTCTTTGTAAAATGGAACATTTGAGTCGCCATTTATCGTTGAAACAACTGCGGTTGGAGTTCCAGCCGCAAACTTCTTAATGTCAGCCACAATTGTTTGGTAGTCACTATGACCAAAAGGAGTATATTTTTCCATTATATCCTTTTTGGCTACACCTTTAGACTTGAGAAAATAATTTAAAATTTTGTTGGTAGTACGTGGATAAACATAGTCAGTACCCAATAGCACCCATTTTTTTGCTGCTCCACCATCTTCACTCATTAGATACTCAACGGCAGGAATAGCTTGTTGATTTGGAGCAGCACCAGTATAAAAAACATTATAAGAAGATTCTTCGCCTTCATATTGGACGGGATAAAATAGCAAGCCATTCAATTCTTCAAAAACGGGTAGTACTGATTTCCTAGAAACAGAAGTCCAACAACCAAACGTTACTGCAACTTTATGTTTTTGAATTAATTCACGGGCTTTTTCTGCAAATAGCGGCCAGTCAGAAGCAGGGTCAACGACCACTGGCTCAAGCTTTTTACCCAAGACACCACCCTTTGCATTGATTTCTTCAATAGCCATTAGAGCAACATCCCTGAGAGAAGTTTCACTAATTGCCATAGTTCCAGATAGGGAGTGTAAGATTCCTACTTTAATCGTATCAGCTGCTTGTGCCGGTACGGTTAAAACGAAAAGTATTAACGCCAAGACTATCGACTTGAAATTTAATTTTGAATTTCCTATGGGAGACTTTAATAAGTCCATTTCTAACCGTCCTTTCTTACTTTTTCGAATGATTTAATATAGATATTCTTTGTTATTAAATATAATTAGCAATACTTATGCCAAAAATTTTTTTTAACAAAGATATTGTTAAGTAAGGACTTATAACTATAGATTAAATTTTTAAAGTTTTACTTGCTTTAAAATTAAGCATTCAGAAAACTGGATGCTCTATTTTCTTGCTAAAAAATAGAAGGGTAGGTCTTTAAATAGGAAAAAAATACATAGAAAGAGAAGCTTTATCTCTTTGGTGGTGATAAGGATTGCAAAAATAAAAAAGGAGAGAGGAATTTAACCTCTCTCCTTATTTACTAGTTTAAAGATTCTAAATTAAGAGTGCATTACAATAATTGAAACTGCATACCAAGTGTAAAAGTATCTACTGGTTGAGCATTGGAACTCTGTGTATCAGAGGTAAAAGATGACATTATTTTTGCATTATGACCATCAATAATGTAGTTTAGACCACCTTCCATAATACCTCGGGTACCAAAATCAGTTGGCCCACAAAGGGCACCAGCACATCCATTATCCTGAGTGGAATGCTGATAGCGAACGTAGGGCTGAAACTTACCCCAACCTATTTTATTTGGAAGTAGATAACTAGCTAACGCGCGGTAAGATTGACCTTGAGTTATTGTTCCATCCTCTTTGTCATCTGTATCAGTATCATAAAAACTGCCTTCTAGGTTCACAACCCCACCATTTGATAGTTTTTTCTCCATGAGTACGTCCACATTCCAACCTGTGTAATCACCCTGTAAAGTGGGATCAATATTGCTGTTACCAGCACCATCATTTTCATACCGGAACACAAATGCTACTGCTAATACATCCTTTGCTCCATAATACGTACTGGTAGTATAATAACCAGGTTCTGGTTGCCAAAAGTTATATGTAGCACGGAATGCATGCTGTAAATTGTCAGACTGGTCAGGATTTTGGTTCCCGTTGGTTGCGTTTGTTCTGCCCTCAAATACACCGTAGGCCCATTTAAACTTTCCACCATCATACTCTTTAAAAATCATGGCACCGTTGTCACGTCCAGCAGCGATGGCTGGGTAAGGTGAAGTGGCTAGTGGAAAGTTATAAGCATTTAGAAAATAAGGGCCATCGAGATTGGACCTTTCACTTGGTGGAAGAAACTTTCCGAACCAAACATCAAAGCCACCAACAGTAAGGGTAGCCCTTGCATCCAGCACATGAATATCATGAAGGTTCCCATTGTTATTGCCAGTCCTTAATTGTCCCGTACCATTGCTCCTGACCTCTGTATTAA is part of the Nitrospinota bacterium genome and encodes:
- the urtB gene encoding urea ABC transporter permease subunit UrtB — encoded protein: MNETIYFLEPRKLQTYQTTCNTLKQLISSFAFLFIILNSFSIIEASDFEQSLKDLGNKSRSKIKKAIKSLGNQENPSALPALEALKENRLRVSEDGTLIIINKSGDKGHNALTAEKIDVNSFKLRKPRINNSVRRALSLAIGKLQLQSSDSSIRLKAAEQLLKKTTSGSVDLVEKVLAKETNGDIREVLNLVLAKDRLNSGDKAKRLASIITIREFGNNDFKSVLEALLRKNENGEFLEADSDIRDEVKKALASIEKRQFFINQSANLFYGMSLGSILLLAALGLAITFGLMGVINMAHGEMLMIGAYSTFVIQNLFKEYLPDLFDWYLVAAIPIAFIVSGLIGILLEKIVIRHLYGRPLETLLATWGISLILIQTVRLIFGAQNVEVSNPSYLSGGIQVFSGVVLPFNRIAIIFFVVFVVILVWTLLQKSSLGLQVRAVTQNRGMASCIGISTHKIDMYTFGLGSGVAGLGGVALSQIGNVGPELGQLYIVDSFMVVVLGGVGKIAGTVAGAMGLGVLNKFLEPVAGAVLGKIFVLVLIIIVIQKRPQGLFALKGRIVDN
- the urtA gene encoding urea ABC transporter substrate-binding protein → MDLLKSPIGNSKLNFKSIVLALILFVLTVPAQAADTIKVGILHSLSGTMAISETSLRDVALMAIEEINAKGGVLGKKLEPVVVDPASDWPLFAEKARELIQKHKVAVTFGCWTSVSRKSVLPVFEELNGLLFYPVQYEGEESSYNVFYTGAAPNQQAIPAVEYLMSEDGGAAKKWVLLGTDYVYPRTTNKILNYFLKSKGVAKKDIMEKYTPFGHSDYQTIVADIKKFAAGTPTAVVSTINGDSNVPFYKELGNQGLKAEDIPVVAFSVGEEELRGMDTKPLVGHLAAWNYFMSIDTAENKDFIKKWNAYVKKHKLPDGSKRVTNDPMEATYIGIKMWAQAVEQAGTTNIDAVRQAVGGQTVQSPSGFKIQMDAKNHHLHKPVVIGEITENGQFDVVWKTDGPIRAQAWSPFIPDSKEKVADWTYPWVCGNCKKPKF